In the Setaria italica strain Yugu1 chromosome VI, Setaria_italica_v2.0, whole genome shotgun sequence genome, one interval contains:
- the LOC101758570 gene encoding pathogenesis-related protein PRB1-3, with protein sequence MATTRTVAVAAFVLVFSTAISSMAQTTAQEQEFVALHNAARREVGVEDVVWNETVAAFARAYAARRAGDCKLEHSDQDERNKLGYGENIYMGPPGKDWTVAEAVQWWVDEKQFYDNVSGMCVVGKECGHYTQVVWGNTKAIGCARVKCDSGGIFITCNYTPAGNVIGKRPF encoded by the coding sequence ATGGCGACGACCAGGACGGTGGCAGTAGCAGCCTTTGTACTTGTGTTCTCCACGGCTATATCCTCAATGGCTCAGACCACGGCGCAAGAGCAGGAGTTCGTGGCGCTCCACAACGCCGCCCGTCGTGAGGTGGGTGTTGAGGATGTCGTCTGGAACGAGACCGTGGCGGCGTTCGCACGAGCCTACGCGGCAAGACGTGCTGGTGACTGCAAGCTCGAGCACTCGGACCAGGATGAGCGCAACAAGTTGGGCTACGGTGAAAACATTTACATGGGGCCTCCTGGTAAGGACTGGACGGTGGCGGAGGCCGTGCAATGGTGGGTGGACGAGAAGCAATTCTACGACAACGTCAGTGGTATGTGCGTGGTGGGGAAGGAGTGCGGGCACTACACCCAGGTGGTCTGGGGCAACACCAAGGCCATCGGCTGCGCGCGTGTCAAGTGTGACAGCGGTGGCATCTTCATCACCTGCAACTATACACCGGCGGGCAACGTCATCGGAAAACGTCCATTCTAG